In a genomic window of Desulfonatronum sp. SC1:
- a CDS encoding type II secretion system protein GspD: MQPAAQLQYAPPVPVLQRDTQPIVRIPQKDPDMRLVSSHRPTSQDRAMRSGFRHSGGDARIKEVFFQDVPLHIAAELFNEVGGVNLMLQGEVTDKKVRLFLRDITLSTAVEALLRGNELWFRTDGRVTAVMTEQAFADTMVFHQSEKIQAFFMRYTNAQDMAALLATLLGPEVEFRDMSGQSVYGHLEAHSVGSSADEPEKLDDLTAEERRRLVQLGEAETTQHMEDASSALGRRLPAIVTVFKKNNSVVVRSMDEGLLSHITGLIRELDTPVRQVLLEVKIVNLELGDGFESFFDFGFEDFGYTSDQNISRSGIYQTAFTTLGGAGPLMTDSLAYAFSTDILRARLQMFADENRMTTLSSPFLMTADNAEVRFFVGQQVPLRTGVNKETIRGSDLQDLVVFEVQIDNRELGTDLEIKSFINADRTITMEIVALIESARFNVSSITLINDRTGQPVSFPLDGVDKSELQSILAVPSGNTVALGGFIRMEDKDYEQKVPLLGDVPILGYLFKKVERRASRSETVILITPHVMGAPDEAPDTTRRFLERSSRVLDEAEEANERVIPEGRLFKPVEEGSVMGEE; this comes from the coding sequence GTGCAGCCGGCGGCCCAGCTTCAGTACGCGCCTCCAGTCCCGGTATTGCAGCGCGATACGCAGCCCATAGTGCGCATTCCCCAGAAAGATCCGGACATGCGTTTGGTCAGTTCACATCGGCCCACGTCCCAGGACCGGGCCATGCGTTCCGGGTTTCGGCACTCTGGGGGTGATGCGAGGATCAAGGAGGTCTTTTTCCAGGACGTTCCGCTGCATATCGCGGCGGAACTGTTCAATGAGGTGGGCGGCGTCAACCTGATGCTTCAGGGGGAAGTGACCGACAAGAAGGTCCGTCTTTTTTTGCGCGACATAACGTTGAGTACGGCCGTGGAGGCCCTGTTGCGGGGCAACGAGCTGTGGTTTCGCACGGACGGCCGGGTGACCGCGGTGATGACCGAGCAAGCCTTTGCCGACACCATGGTCTTCCACCAGTCCGAGAAAATTCAGGCATTTTTCATGCGCTACACCAATGCCCAGGACATGGCCGCCCTTTTGGCCACGCTGCTCGGCCCGGAGGTGGAATTCCGGGACATGAGCGGGCAGTCGGTCTATGGGCATTTGGAGGCCCATAGCGTGGGCAGCAGCGCGGATGAGCCGGAAAAGCTCGATGACCTTACGGCGGAAGAGCGACGCAGGCTGGTGCAGTTGGGCGAGGCAGAGACCACTCAGCACATGGAAGACGCCAGCAGCGCCCTGGGCCGCCGGTTGCCGGCCATCGTCACGGTGTTCAAGAAGAATAATTCCGTCGTGGTCCGGTCCATGGACGAGGGCCTGCTGTCGCACATTACCGGATTGATCCGCGAACTGGACACCCCGGTCCGTCAGGTGCTGCTGGAGGTGAAGATCGTCAACCTGGAACTCGGCGATGGTTTCGAATCCTTTTTCGATTTCGGCTTTGAGGATTTCGGCTACACCAGCGACCAAAACATCAGCCGAAGCGGTATATATCAGACCGCTTTCACCACTCTGGGGGGGGCTGGCCCTTTGATGACGGATTCGCTGGCCTACGCCTTTTCCACGGATATCTTGCGGGCCAGGTTGCAGATGTTCGCCGATGAAAACCGAATGACAACGCTGTCTTCGCCGTTTTTGATGACCGCGGACAACGCGGAGGTCCGTTTTTTCGTGGGCCAGCAGGTCCCGCTGCGCACCGGGGTGAACAAGGAAACCATTCGAGGCAGCGACTTGCAGGATCTTGTGGTCTTCGAAGTCCAGATTGACAACCGGGAACTCGGCACGGACCTGGAAATCAAGAGTTTCATCAATGCGGACCGGACCATCACCATGGAGATCGTGGCCCTCATCGAGTCCGCGCGGTTCAACGTCTCCAGCATCACCTTGATCAACGACCGCACAGGCCAGCCCGTGAGCTTTCCGTTGGACGGCGTGGACAAGAGCGAACTGCAGTCCATCCTGGCCGTGCCTTCGGGCAACACAGTGGCCCTGGGCGGATTCATTCGCATGGAAGACAAGGACTACGAGCAGAAGGTACCGCTTTTGGGGGACGTTCCGATCCTGGGCTATCTCTTCAAGAAGGTAGAGCGTCGGGCGTCGCGTTCGGAAACCGTCATCCTGATCACCCCGCATGTCATGGGCGCACCTGACGAAGCCCCGGACACGACCCGCCGTTTTCTGGAAAGGAGCAGCCGGGTTTTAGACGAGGCGGAAGAGGCCAACGAGCGGGTGATTCCGGAGGGGCGGCTTTTTAAGCCGGTGGAAGAGGGGAGCGTGATGGGTGAAGAGTGA